In one Oscillospiraceae bacterium genomic region, the following are encoded:
- a CDS encoding alpha-galactosidase, producing the protein MKKLVSLALAALLVCMLVPTVGLAYDTQAGGTNVALPPVTDPDWQSPFNDARLVGRSETGLLPAMGWNSWNAFQTNINANLIKRIADSFIRLGLDKAGYEYVVIDDGCYNASLIGGTLSNHTTNFPLGFKDMSDYVHNLGLKYGMYQDSGARTCGGQPGAYGREDLFAQTMVDWGVDYIKYDFCGNTWDNDRYGRAPNIRSLTVRASDGGFEQKINALDAVASGSVTKNTTDNFVSGIGIGSTAGTPTTPYADLTFTVTAPAAGTYTVVIENSANGTGTGVGRYLMLDVNGTRRFETLVPSTGSVTVMQNTETSAELAEGENTLRIYNVKRAESALYSMAAFKDALVKAGGESVRFSICEWGYNSPWTWAHKVGDSYRITTDIANKVSEGQYSWMKYQYDRAVILDKYTGLDKAWADPDMLVVGLKDTDKALVDGVRPYFTHEEDIQHFTAWCMMNAPLMLGMDLTKVEVGDPVWQVITNRDVIALDQDPLGVQAKRLKTTATLAAMDAFTTASRMDIIAKPLANGDVAVMFVNVGSTTRTLGISADEILAGLAGKLADAEAFAAAETYTVKDLWSKSLSTLAHDATLTMTVAAHGSRTFRLSPSDAFAAPTYAVRADGGDTLVPVYALSAAAGQTLTLSFDALRARGAAQPVTAIAALYDAAGRLVRISTAAGEAEAGLVKSFSLDMAIPEDAEGLSLRLLVWESGTLRPLTDAADFT; encoded by the coding sequence ATGAAAAAATTGGTGTCTCTGGCGCTCGCCGCGCTGCTTGTATGTATGCTCGTACCGACGGTCGGCCTGGCGTACGACACACAGGCGGGCGGAACCAACGTGGCCCTGCCGCCGGTCACGGACCCGGATTGGCAATCCCCCTTCAACGACGCGCGCCTCGTGGGGAGATCGGAGACGGGCCTGCTCCCGGCGATGGGCTGGAACAGCTGGAACGCGTTTCAGACAAACATCAACGCAAACCTCATCAAACGCATCGCGGACTCCTTCATACGGCTCGGCCTCGACAAGGCGGGGTACGAGTATGTCGTCATCGACGACGGCTGTTACAACGCCAGCCTGATCGGCGGGACCCTTTCGAACCACACCACAAACTTCCCGCTCGGGTTCAAAGACATGTCGGATTATGTCCACAATCTGGGGCTGAAATACGGCATGTATCAGGACTCCGGGGCGCGGACCTGCGGCGGGCAGCCCGGCGCGTACGGGCGCGAGGATCTCTTTGCCCAAACCATGGTGGACTGGGGCGTCGACTACATCAAGTACGACTTCTGCGGCAACACCTGGGACAACGACAGGTACGGGCGCGCGCCGAACATCCGGAGCCTGACGGTCCGCGCGTCGGACGGCGGCTTTGAACAAAAGATCAACGCGCTGGACGCCGTCGCCTCGGGCAGCGTCACAAAAAACACGACCGACAATTTCGTGAGCGGGATCGGCATCGGCTCCACGGCCGGCACCCCGACCACGCCGTATGCGGACCTCACCTTCACCGTCACGGCGCCGGCGGCGGGTACGTACACCGTGGTGATCGAAAACTCCGCGAACGGCACCGGCACCGGCGTTGGGCGCTATCTGATGCTCGACGTGAACGGGACGCGCCGGTTTGAGACGCTGGTGCCCTCCACGGGCTCCGTCACCGTGATGCAAAACACCGAGACCAGCGCGGAGCTGGCGGAGGGTGAGAATACCCTGCGTATCTACAACGTCAAACGCGCGGAGAGCGCGCTCTACTCGATGGCGGCGTTCAAAGACGCCCTCGTCAAGGCGGGCGGCGAATCGGTCCGCTTCAGCATCTGCGAGTGGGGGTACAACAGCCCCTGGACGTGGGCGCACAAAGTGGGCGACTCCTACCGCATCACGACGGACATCGCGAACAAGGTGAGCGAAGGGCAGTATTCCTGGATGAAGTACCAATACGACCGCGCGGTCATTCTGGACAAATACACAGGCCTCGACAAGGCCTGGGCCGACCCCGACATGCTAGTCGTGGGCCTCAAAGACACCGACAAGGCGCTGGTGGACGGCGTAAGACCGTACTTCACCCACGAGGAGGACATCCAGCACTTCACGGCCTGGTGTATGATGAACGCCCCGCTGATGCTCGGCATGGATCTCACCAAAGTGGAAGTCGGCGACCCTGTCTGGCAGGTGATCACAAACCGCGACGTGATCGCGCTGGACCAAGATCCGCTGGGCGTCCAGGCGAAGCGCCTCAAGACCACCGCCACCCTCGCCGCGATGGACGCGTTCACGACCGCCTCTCGCATGGACATCATCGCAAAGCCTCTGGCAAACGGCGACGTCGCGGTCATGTTTGTCAACGTGGGCTCCACCACCCGGACCCTCGGGATCAGCGCGGATGAGATCCTGGCCGGTCTGGCCGGCAAGCTGGCGGACGCGGAGGCCTTTGCCGCCGCCGAAACCTATACGGTAAAGGATCTCTGGTCGAAGTCGCTCTCGACGCTGGCGCACGACGCGACCCTCACGATGACCGTGGCGGCCCACGGCTCCAGGACCTTCCGGCTCTCTCCCTCCGACGCCTTTGCCGCCCCGACGTACGCGGTGCGGGCGGACGGCGGCGACACGCTCGTCCCCGTCTATGCGCTCTCCGCGGCCGCCGGCCAGACGCTGACTCTCTCCTTCGACGCCCTGCGCGCGCGCGGCGCGGCGCAGCCCGTCACCGCGATTGCGGCGCTCTACGACGCGGCCGGCCGTCTCGTGCGGATCAGCACGGCGGCGGGCGAGGCCGAAGCCGGCCTCGTAAAGTCGTTCTCACTGGACATGGCGATTCCGGAGGACGCCGAGGGGCTGTCTCTCCGCCTCCTGGTCTGGGAGAGCGGGACGCTGCGCCCGCTGACGGACGCCGCCGATTTTACATAA